The region TCCAACCTTCAGGAGGTGGCGACGGTCGCCGTTCAGGTCGCTGCCGAGCATGACATCGAACTGACTGCCGAGACCTTCGCCGAGCGGCTGCGGAACGACTCCGCTCTTGGGGAGCGCACACTGGAGCGGATGGAAGATACGCAGCGTCAGATGAACATCCTCGGCATTCGCGGGGTCCCACAGCTTGTCGCCCTCATCAACGGCGAGGCCCGCGTCCTCAGCGGCGAAGCCCTGTATCACGGTCCGGCGCATCTCATCGCAGCGCTCGACGAGCTCTGTGCAGACGCATGAAACATCAATCCCAACGAGGAGTAATAGCATGAAAATCGCTCTTATCGGAGCTTCCGGTCAGGCCGGCTCCCGCATCCTGTCCGAATTGTCAGCGCGCGGCCATACCGTCACCGCGATTGCCCGAGATCCCTCTAAAGTCGCATCTCTCCCGAACATCACCGCCGCCTCAGGCGACATCGAGGCACCTGAAGCTCTGGCGGGGATTCTGGAAGGGCATGATGCAGTCATCAGCTCGGTGCATTTCTCCGCCAGCGATCCGGACAAGCTGCTTGGCGCAGTCAAGGCCTCCGGCGTTCGTCGCTACTATGTGGTGGGCGGGGCAGGCAGCCTCGAAGTCGCTCCGGGCGTCCTCCTCGTCAACACGCCCGAGTTCCCGGCGATCTACAAATCTGAAGCGCAGGGCGGCGTCGACTACCTGAACAAGCTCAAGGCTGAAAACGACCTCGACTGGACCTTCTTGTCGCCTTCGGCCGCATTCGTCCCCGGCGAACGGACCGGCACCTTCCGTCTCGGCAAGGACGAACTCCTGACGAACGAAAACGGCAGCAGCATTTCCTTCGAGGACTTCGCCGTTGCCCTCGCTGACGAGATCGAAGCCCCGGCCCATGTCAGGCAGCGTTTCACCGTCGGCTACTAGAACAGGATGATTTTAGGTCGGGTCGGCCTAAAATCTGAATCCTGTTCTACATTAAAGAGTTAGAGCATGATGTCGTCCGAAAACCGCTTACACTTTTCGGCATCATGCTCTAATCCGATCCTCCAAATCTGAACCCCTCATCGCAGCGTGGCCGGCATCCCCACGGTGTCGGCTGCCGCCGGCCCCTTCGCCTTCAGGGCAGGATCGGCTCACCCCACAACCAAGTGAATAAAAAATGATCAACAGACGCACCACCCTCAAGGCGATCGCCGTAACAGCTGCTGTCCTGCTTCCCCTTGCCACATCAGGCGCCGCGCAGCAGGAGAAGTCTGCCCTGTCATGGACGGCGTTCAAAGCCGGCGAAGCGGGTTTCCTGCGCGCTCCAGTCCTTGTAACCGGCAAGACGGAAGCCGTGCTCATTGACTCGAGCTTCAGTTTTTCGGACGGCAAGGTCGTCGCCGATGCCATCAAGGCCAGCGGCAAGCACCTGACGACCATCTATATCACCACCAACGATCCCGACTACTACTTCGGCCTCGCACCCGTCCATCAGGCCTTTCCGGATGCTCGAATCCTCGCTGCTCCCGACACAGTTGCGCTGATGCGGAACAATGCCGAAGGCAAGATCAAGGCTTGGTCGCCTGTTCTGGGCGACAACGGTCCGAAGTCGGTCTCCGATCTCATTTTCCCGGAAGCAAGCGACATCGACACGCTGTCCGTCGATGGCGAGAAGCTGGAAATCGTCACCGCGCCGGGTGTCAAGGATCGCGGCCGCTATATCTGGGTTCCGTCGCTCGATGCCGTGTTCGGCGGCGTGGCGGTCTTCGGCGGCATGTATCCCTGGGTAGCCGATCTTCCCACGGTCGAGGAACGAAAGGCTTGGCGCGCGGCGCTTGACGACATCCTCGCCCGCAAGCCCAAGATCGTCGTACCGGGTCACGGCACGACCACGTGGCCGACGAATGTTTCCGGCGTCAGCTTCACCCGCGATTACCTGATCGCATTTGACGCCGAAGCAGCCAAGGCCGCGGACTCCAAAGCATTGATCGCAGCCATGAAGAAACTCTACCCCAATGCCGCTATGCCGATTTCCCTGGAACTGGGTGCGAAAGTCACCAAGGGCGAAATGACCTGGGGTCAGTAAGAAGAACGACGATACTCGCGGCTATCTAGGCCGCGAGTTTTGTCGCCTCGGCGCGCATGTCGCGGAAATTTCCTTGGTCGTCAACGCTTTGCTTCTATCGAGACACGCTTCGCCACGATTCAGCCTGTCAAAGTAGATCTTGTAGCATCGGGATCAACGGCTCGTCAGCCGGCGGCATCGGGTAATCGCGCAGCGCCTGCGGGCGCACCCATTTCAATGCCTGGCCCTCTTGGCCCTGCGGAATGCCTTCATAACGCCGGCAGATATAGAGCGGCATCAAAAGGTGGAAGGTTTCGTAGGAATGGCTGGCGAAGGTCAGCGGTGCCAGGCAGGCGATCTTGGTCTTGATGCCGAGCTCTTCCTCAAGCTCGCGCACCAGCGTTTCCTCCGGCGTCTCGCCGGGTTCGACCTTGCCGCCGGGAAACTCCCACAATCCGGCAAGCGACTTTCCCTCGGGGCGCTGTGCCAGGAGGATACGCCCATCGGCATCGATCAGCGCGCAGGCAGCGACCAGCAATATCTTCCGGCCTGCCTCGCTCATCGCGGCTCCTTCTGCCAATAGCAATAATGATAGGCGTCGCGAAAACCGAGCCGTTCATAGAGTGCGATGGCCGGACGGTTGGACAGCTTCACCTGCAGCCAGGCCGAACGGGCGCTGCGCATGCGCGCCCAGCGCAGCGCCGAAGTCAGGATCTCGGTGCCGAGCCCCTCGCGCCGCCGCGTTTCGGAGACCGAAAGCGACATGATGCCGGCAAGATCGTTGTCCTGGACGCAGAGCACGGTCGCCAGCGGCCCGTCCGCCGCATTCTCGATCATGAACAGGCCGGACGGCGGTTTGATCGCCGAAATGATTTCAGCAAGCGCCGGCTTCAAGCTGAGTGGCGCCCGCTCGACGGCGAGATTGGCGTCGACGAAACGGCCGACATCATGGGTCGGCAGGTGATCGAGCGTATCCGGCAGCTCGGCCTCGGCCAGGTCGCAGGTCATCACCACCGTCTCGTCGAATTGCTTCCAGTTCTGCGCACGGAGAAGATCGATCAGTACCGGCGAGGCAAGCGGCGTCTGGCGGACCACGGCGGTGCGGCCATAGGCTTCGAATTTCCGGCTTGCCTTTTCCAGGCGTATTTCGACGTCGCGATAATCCGAGGGATCGAGCGGCACGATCGAATTCAGCCGGTTGGACGGGTGGCCGGCCGTCAGCCGCACCTGCCAGCTGCCGTCATATTGGACGGATGCCGCCGGCCAGGCACGAAAGCCGACGGCCTCCAGCCTGCGCACCAGCGGCAGATTCTGTGAAGAGATGGATGTCTGCACCAATGAACGATCAGCTCCGATAGTCGCCATTGATCGCAACATATTCCTTGGTGAGGTCGCAGGTCCAGACGGTTGCCGTGCCGGTGCCGAGACCGATCTCGACTTTGACGGGGATATCCTGCGCTTTCATGACGTTCGTGGCCGCTGCCTCGGAATAATCCGGGTCACGCTCGCCATTGACGGCGACCCTGACATCGCCGAACCAGATGGCGAGCCGGTCGCGGTCGGCCATCTCGCCGGATTTGCCGACGGCCATGACGATGCGGCCCCAATTGGCGTCTTCGCCGGCGGCCGCCGTCTTGACCAGCGGCGAATTGGCGATCGACAGCCCGATACGCTTGGCGGCGGCATCGCTCTCGGCGCCCGTCACGGTGATTTCGAGCATCTTGGTGGCGCCCTCGCCGTCGCGCACCACCTGCAGCGACAGATCCTTCAGCACCGCGTTGAGCGCGGCCCGGAAGGCGGCAAGGCGCGGGTCGTCGGCGCGTTCGATCCGGGCCTGGCCGTCCTCGGCCGCAGCCCCCGTCGCAAACAGCATCAGCGTATCGGATGTGGAGGTGTCGCTGTCGACGGTCATGGAATTGAAGGTCGGCCCGACGCCATCCGACAGCAGCGCCTGCAGCGCGGCGGGCGCAATATCGGCATCGGTGACGACGAAGGACAGCATCGTCGCCATATCGGGCGCGATCATGCCGGCGCCCTTGGCAATGCCGTTGATCGTCACTGCAACGCCGCCGATCTCGGCGCTGCGGGTCGAAACCTTGGGATAGGTGTCGGTCGTCATGATCGCCTTGGCAGCCTCGAACCAGAAGTCGCTGGTGGCTTCGGTCTGCATCCGGTCGAGCACGCCGGCGAATTTGGTGGCGTCGAGCGGCTCGCCGATGACGCCGGTCGAGGCCAGGTAGACCTCGTTTTCGCCGCAGCCGACAGCTGATGCTGCCGACTTCGCCGTCAGCTCGGTCGCCTGGCGGCCCTTCAGGCCGGTAAAGGCATTGGCATTGCCCGAGTTGACGACGACCGCACGCGCGCTGCCATGCGGCAGATTGGCCCGGCAGAAATCCACCGGCGCCGACGGGCACTTCGAGCGGGTGAAGACGCCCGCAACGGCCGCCGGCTTGTCGAAGACCATCAGCAGCACATCGGTTCGGTTCTTGTACTTGATGCCGGCGGAAGCCGTTGCCATGCGCACGCCGCGCAGCGGCGGCATCGAGACGAAGGATTTCGGGGCGAGCGGAGAGACGGAACCGGACATGATGAAACCTGCCAATGGGCATTTCCAGGCGAAATCGGAAACGGTTCGCCGTCCGGAAATGCGACAACAACAACGATATTACAGCGCCGCGCGTCTTTTCAGACGCGCAAAGGACGCTGTAACACTTTAAAATTGCTGCATAATTTTGCCCTCAAATCGATTCCGATTTAAGGAATTATGCAGTAAAGGGCCCGGAAAAACCGGGCCCTGATGTGACTATTACTGCTTCGACGCCGGCGCGACGGGCTCACTGCCCGGCTCCGGCTGCTTGTTGGCTTGTTCGTAACCCTTGCGCAGCGTCTCGTCGCTGATTTCGATCTTGGCCGAGGCCTTCGCCTTGTTCAGAAGTTCAAGATACTTGTCGCGCATGACGAGCTGACGAACCTGATCCTGCACCTGCTCGAAGGGCGGCGGCGGGGCGTCACGCTTATCTTCGACCTTGATGACGTGATAGCCGAAATCGGTTTTAACCGGAGTCTTGGAATAGGTGCCCTTTTCAAGCGCGAAGGCCGCGTCCTCGAATTCCTTGACCATGCGGCCGCGCGAGAAATAGCCGAGGTCGCCGCCCTCGGACTTGTTCGGGTCGGTGGACTTTTCCTTGGCAAGTTCGGCGAAATCCTTGCCGGCGTCGAGCTGCTTGATGATGTCCTTGGCTTCGTCCTCGGTCTTGACGAGGATATGGCGGGCGTGGACTTCCTCCTGCTTCGGCAGCGCGGCGACTTCCTTGTCGTAGCGAGCCTTGACTTCTTCAGGCGTCACGATGTCGACGACATGCTTCTTGAAGTAGGCGTTGTGCAGCTCGCGGTCGGTGAGATACTGCATGCGCTTCTTGAATTCGTCGGTCTGATCGAGCTTCTCGGCCGCAGCATCGGCGGCAAGGAGCTTCACGTCGATGGCGGCGGAAAGGGCTGCGACCTTCTTCTGATCGTCGGGAAGCTGCGCCAGCTGCGGGTCGAGATTGGCGACGGCAAGGTCGAGTTCCGACTGGTGAATCTCCAGATTGCCGACCTTGGCGATGACGGCGTCATCGGCATAGGCCGGGGCCTGGAGCGCAACAAAAGTTGCAAACGCCAGAACGGCAAGTTTGTTGGTGCTCAACATGAAATACCCTTCACAGTTACATCGCCGCTTTCAGCATCGCCTGAATCGGCTCAAAATAGCCATCAACACCGGATTGTGGCCTTTCTGTATCCGCCAAATCCGTTGACATCATTCGACCCCCCTCTTATCTGTCACGCAACCTCGCGTCCAGAACAGTTTCCGGGCGTTTTAGCCGCGCGCCTGATTTTCGGCTGGGCCGCGAACAACAAACGCCGGGGAAGAATATTGAGAAAGGACCAGTCATATGGTCAGCTTTGGCGGTATAGCCCGCAAGTTATTTGGGTCCTCCAATGACCGCCGCGTGCGGTCCTTCCAGCCGAACGTCGCTGCCATCAACTCTATCGAAGAGAAGACCAAGGCCCTGACGGACGAGCAGCTGGCGGCAAAGACCGTCGAGTTTCGCGCTTTGCTCGCCGAGGGCAAGACGCTCGACGACATCCTGATCCCGGCCTTCGCGGTCGTGCGCGAAGCCTCGCGCCGCGTTCTCGGCCTGCGGCCTTTTGACGTACAGCTGGTCGGCGGCATGATCCTGCATTCGAATGCGATTGCCGAGATGAAGACCGGCGAAGGCAAGACCCTCGTCGCGACCCTGCCGGTCTACCTGAACGCGCTTTCCGGCAAGGGCGTGCACGTCGTCACCGTCAACGATTACCTCGCCCAGCGCGATGCCGCGACCATGGGTCGCGTCTACGGCTTCCTCGGCATGACCACCGGCGTCATCGTCCACGGCCTGTCGGACGAGGAACGCCACGCGGCCTATGCCTGCGACATCACCTACGCCACCAACAACGAACTCGGCTTCGATTATCTGCGCGATAACATGAAGTACGAGAAGAACCAGATGGTCCAGCGCGGCCACAACTTCGCGATCGTCGACGAAGTGGACTCAATCCTCGTCGATGAGGCGCGCACGCCGCTGATCATCTCCGGTCCGCTCGACGACCGCTCCGAACTCTACAATACGATCGACGCCTTCATTCCGCTGCTCGTCCCCAGCGATTACGAAATCGACGAGAAGCAGCGCTCGGCCAACTTCTCCGAAGAGGGCACCGAGAAGCTGGAAAACCTGCTCCGCCAGGCCGGACTCTTGAAGGGCAATGCGCTCTACGACATCGAGAACGTCGCGATCGTCCACCACGTCAACAACGCGCTGAAGGCCCACAAGCTCTTCCAGCGCGACAAGGACTATATCGTCCGCAATGACGAAGTCGTCATCATCGACGAGTTCACCGGCCGCATGATGCCGGGCCGCCGTTATTCGGAAGGCCAGCACCAGGCGCTCGAAGCCAAGGAAAAGGTTCAGATCCAGCCGGAAAACCAGACGCTGGCCTCGATCACCTTCCAGAATTATTTCCGCATGTACGCCAAGCTCGCCGGCATGACCGGTACGGCGCAGACGGAAGCGGAAGAATTCGCCAATATCTACAATCTCGACGTCATCGAGGTCCCGACCAACCTACCGATCAAGCGCCTCGACGAGGACGACGAGGTTTACCGGACCTTCGACGAAAAGTTCAAGGCGATCATCGAGGAGATCCTCGACGCCCATAAACGCGGCCAGCCGGTGCTGGTCGGCACCACCTCGATCGAAAAATCCGAACTGCTCGCCGAGCGCCTGCGCAAGCAGGGCTTCGACGACTTCCAGGTGCTGAACGCCCGCTATCATGAGCAGGAAGCCTATATCGTCGCCCAGGCCGGCGTGCCGGGGGCCATCACCATCGCCACCAATATGGCCGGCCGCGGTACCGACATCCAGCTCGGCGGCAACCTCGACATGCGCATCGAGCGCGAACTCGGCGAAGTCGAAGCCGGTCCGGAACGGGAAGCCCGGATCCAGGCAATCGTCGAGGAGATCAAGGAACTCAAGCAGAAGGCGCTTGCCGCCGGCGGTCTCTACGTCATCGCCACCGAACGCCATGAAAGCCGCCGCATCGACAACCAGCTGCGAGGCCGTTCCGGCCGTCAGGGCGACCCCGGCCGCTCGAAATTCTACCTCTCGCTTCAGGACGACCTGATGCGCATCTTCGGCTCCGACCGCATGGACAGCATGCTAACCAAGCTCGGCCTCAAGGAGGGCGAGGCGATCGTCCATCCCTGGATCAACAAGGCCCTGGAGCGCGCCCAGAAGAAGGTCGAAGCCCGAAATTTCGATATCCGCAAGAACCTCCTGAAGTATGACGACGTTCTCAACGATCAGCGCAAGGTGATCTTCGAGCAGCGCCTCGAACTGATGGAATCGACCAATATTTCCGAGACCGTTTCCGACATGCGCCGTGAGGTGATCGAGGATCTGGTCGAAAAGCATATCCCCGAGCGCGCCTACGCCGAGCAATGGGATGCCGCCGGCCTGAAGACCGGTGCCTTGAACATCCTCAATCTCGATCTGCCGATCGAGGACTGGGTGAAGGAAGAAGGCATCGGCGAAGACGATATCCGCGAGCGCCTGACGCAAGCCACCAACGCCGCCTTCACCGAAAAGGCCGAGCGATTCGGCGACGACATCATGCATTATGTCGAACGCTCGATCGTCATGCAGACGCTCGATCATCTCTGGCGCGAGCACATCGTCAATCTCGACCATCTGCGCTCGGTCATCGGCTTCCGCGGCTATGCTCAGCGCGATCCGCTGCAGGAATACAAGTCGGAAGCCTTCGAGCTGTTCACCGGCCTCCTCAACAATCTGCGTGAGGCCGTCACCGCCCAGCTGATGCGCGTCGAACTCGTGCAGCAGGCGCCGGCCGAACCGGAGCCGCCGCTGATGCAGGCCCATCACCTCGATCCGACCACCGGCGAGGACGATTTCGCCCCGGCGGTCTACCAGGCATCGGAAGTCATCGTTTCGCCGGAGAATCGCAATCCGGATGACCCGGCCACCTGGGGCAAAATCGGCCGCAACGAGATCTGCCCCTGCGGTTCCGGCAAGAAATACAAGCATTGCCACGGCGCCTTCGAGCAGGTCTGAGGCAAGCCGCAAAGATCGTGAAAATGCCGCCTTCGGGCGGCATTTTCTTTTCCGCGACCGCGCTGGAAAACCGCACTATCAGCGTCGGTGACAAGCCCGATCCGGAACCGTTTCTTAACCCTGTTCTGTCAAGACTTCGGGACGATTTGCCTGACCTTCAGAGTTTTGCGTGTTCATCATGGCGGTCATAGAAACAGCGGAAAAGATGCTGCCCGCGGGTCTGCGCCCGATCGGCGGCCGTGCGCTGCGCATGCTTGCGGCCGTGCTCACCGAACGTGGTGAGAAGGCGGCCGCTCAGCGCATGGCACTGACGGCCTTTTCGATCCGCACCCTCAGTGCAGCCCTCGCCTTCATCTCGCAGATCGTGCTCGCCCGGCTGATGGGCGAATATGAATACGGCATCTTCGTTTTCGTCTGGGTGCTGGTCGTCGTCTTCGGCGATCTTTCATGCCTTGGGTTCCACACGGCGATCATCCGCTTTCTGCCGCAATACCGGGCAGCCGGCGCCTTCGAGGAAATCCGCGGCCTCACCGGCACGGCGCGCATCTTCGCGCTGCTTTCCGGCACGGCGGTGCTCGCCGCCGGCATGCTCGGGCTGCATTTCTTCGGCCACATGATCCAGGTCTATTATCTCGTCCCGCTCTTCCTCGGCCTGCTCGCCATGCCGATGATCGCGCTCGGCGACATTCTGGAAGGCACGTCGCGGGCAAACCACTGGCCGGTCATGGCGCTTGGCCCGGTCTATATCGTCCGGCCGATCCTGATCATCCTCTTCATGCTGATCGCCATTGCCATCGGCGCCGAGCATACGGCCGTCACCGCGATGCAGGCAGCGCTCGCCGCGACCTTCGTCACCGCGCTCGGCCAGTATGCCGCAACGCTCTATCGCCTTCGCCGGCATTATGACAAAGGCCCGCACAAGGTCGATTTCCTCGCCTGGATCAGCGTCGCCTTTCCGATTTTCCTGATCGAGGGCGTCAGCTTCCTGCTCACCAATTCCGATGTCGTCGTCGTCGGCATCTTCCTCGAGCCGCACGACGTCGCCATCTACTTCGCCGCCGCCAAGACGATGGCGCTGGTGCATTTCATCAATTTCTCTGTCAAGGCCGCCTCCGGCCCGCGCTTTTCCTCGATCATCGCCGAAGGCGACCATGCGCAGCTGGCGGCCGCCGCCATCGACGCTGCCCGCTGGACCTTCTGGCCCGCACTCGGCGTCGGCCTTGTCGTGCTTGCCGCCGGCCATCTTCTGCTGTCGCTTTTCGGCGGCGCCTTTACATCGGGTTATGCGATCATGGCGATCCTGCTCGCCGGCATCCTCGCCAAATCGCTGGTCGGCCCGGCCGAAACGCTGCTGATGATGGCCGGCAAGCAAAACCTCTGCGTCGCGCTCTACGCCGGCGCGCTGGCGGCCAATATCGGCCTCAACCTTACTTTGATCCCGCATTACGGCATCGAGGGCACCGCAATCGCCACGGCTTCGGCCATGGCGGTCGAGGCGATCCTGCTGCATCTTGCCGTGCGCCGCACGCTCGGCATCGTCCTTTTTGCCTTCGCCAGCCCCTCCGCGGCAACGCCAGAAATGAGAGTTCGATAAATGGTGCGTATTCCTCCCATTACCGAAAGCACCGACAGCATTGCCAACCGCATGGTGCATGATCTCGCCGCGCTGCATTTCGAAGCGCCCCGGGCCGAGGCCCGCGCCGAGATCGGCCGGCCGGGGCGCGAACTCTGCGTCTATCCCGGCAAGCTCGGCTATGACCTTCAGGAAGAACTCGACTTCCTCTCCAACCGGGCGATGGAGCCGAACGTCTTCTTCTCCGGCCGCTTCCTCGCGCCCGCAATGCCGCGGCTCGAAGACCGGCAGGTGAACTTCGCCCTGATCCGCGACCACAATGCCGGCCGCAGCCGCATGCGCTTTCTGATGCCGTTTTCGGTCGACAAGCCGGGTTTTGCCGTCGGCCCGTCGATCATCCGCGGCTGGTCGAACAGCTTCGGACCGCTCGGCACGCCGCTTGTCGACAGCGAGGATGCCGCCGAGACCCTCGACAATCTCTTCGAGGGTCTGACCGCGCGCGACCTCAATCTGCCCGGCATCGTGGTCCTGCCGGATCTGAGGCTCAACGGTATCTTCGTGCGCATGGTCAAGGCGGTGGCGCTCAGCCGCAACCTCCCCGTCACCGTCACCAATCCCTATTTGCGCCCGATGCTGCAGAGCGACGAAGAGGCGCCGGCCTATCTCGGCCGCACCATCTCTTCCTCGCACATGCGCGAAATGCGCCGCCAGTGGCGTCTGCTGGAGGAACAGGGAACGACGGTTTATGCCGTCGCCCGCCAGCCCCGCGAAATCCACATCCGCTTCGAGGAATTCCTGGCGATGGAAGCCGGCGGCTGGAAGGGCAAGCGGCGCAGCGCCCTCGTCACCGATCGCTATCATACCGCCTTCGCCCGCGAAGCGGTGTCCAACCTTGCCGCCGTCGATGCCGTGCGAATCCACACGATCGACCTTAACGGCAAGGCGATCGCCGCCATCGTCGTGCTGATGATGGGTGGCGAGGCCTATACCTGGAAGACCGCCTATGACGAGAACTATGCGCGCTTTTCGCCGGGCAAGCTGCTGATGAGCGAACTCACCGAATGGCATCTCGACGACGCCAATATCGTCCGCTCCGATTCCTGCGCCGTCTCGGACCATCCGATCATGAGCCGCTTCTGGCAGGAGCGCGAGGAGATGGGAACGCTGGTGATCGGCCTGACGCAGAACAGCGACCGCGATATGCGCCAGGTCTCAGCCCAGCTCCATATGTACCGCAGCACCCGCAACATGGCGAAGATGCTGCGCGAGAAGATCATGTCGCTCGCCGGCCGGAGCGGCTAACTTTCCGCCGCCGCCTTCTCCCGCAGCAGTCGGCGGATCACCTTGCCGGTGGTCGTCAGCGGCAAGGCATCGATGAATTCCACCTCGCGCGGATATTCGTGCATCGAAAGCCGCGTCTTCACCCATTCTCTGATGTCGGCGGCCAGCGCCTCGCTTGGCTGATGGCCTGGCGACAGCACGATATAGGCCTTGACGATCTCGGTGCGCACGGCATCGGGTTTGCCGACGGCGGCGGCAAGCTGCACGGCGGGGTGACCGATCAGGCAATCCTCGATTTCGGCCGGGCCGATGCGGTATCCCGACGAGGTGATGACGTCGTCGTCGCGGCCTTCGAAAGTGACGTAGCCATCGGCATCCTGCCGGCCGATATCGCCGGTGAGCAGCCAGCCTTTGGCGAATTTTCGCGCCGTCGCCGCCGCATCGTCCCAATAGCCGAGGAACATGACGGGATCGGGACTGGCGATGGCGATCTGCCCCGGTTCGCCGGCTGGTAATTCGTCGCCCGCCTCATTGACGATCGCAACACGATGCCCCGGCACCGCCCGACCGATGGCGCCGGCCTTGGAGACGCCATAGGCAGCGCTCGACGAGAGCACGAAATTGCACTCCGTCTGGCCGTAGAATTCATTGACGGTGATACCGAGCGTGCGCTGCGCCCATTCATAGGTCTCGCGGCCGAGCGCTTCTCCGGCCGAGCCGATGGTGCGCAGCACCAGATCGTATTTCGAGCGCGGATCGGCAACCGATCGCATCAGCCTTAGTGCCGTCGGCGGAATGAAAGCGTTGCGCACCTTCATCTCCGCCATGATGCGGTAGGCCATGTCGGCATCGAATTTCTGCGCCGGCGACGAGACGACGGGAACGCCGAGCAGAAGAGCCGGCAGCAGCGCGTTGAGCAGACCGCCGGCCCAGGCCCAGTCGGACGGCGTCCAGACCTTGTCGCCCGCTTTCGGAAAACCCTCATGGGCAAACTGCATGCCGGGAATATGGCCGGGCAGGACACGGTGGCCATGCAGCGCCCCCTTCGGCGGCCCCGTCGTTCCCGAGGTGAAGATCATCAACGCCGGATCGTCCGGGCCAGTCTCCACGACCTCGAAGACCGGGGAATGGCCGTCCACCAGTTCGCCGAAGCCGGCCGCATCGGCACTCGCCCCGTCGATGCTGACGATATGTTTCAGCATCGGCAGGCGCTCGCGGATCCGGCGAATGCGTTCGAGACCGAAGCCATTGGTGACGACGGCGACCACACCTGCCGCCTTCAGCCGGTATTCCAACGCATCGACGCCGAAGAGCAGCGCCAGCGGCAGCCCGATCGCGCCGGTCTTGTAGATCGCCACATGCGCAATCACCGTCTCGAAGGATTGGGGCAAGAGTAGCGCGACCCGATCGCCACGGTTCATGCCACGCGACACCAGCGCATTTGCAAAGGCCGAGGAGCGGTCGGCGAGCGCGCGATAGGTCAGACTGCGGTGATCGCCATCCGGGCTGAAATGTTCGAGGCAGA is a window of Rhizobium sp. N324 DNA encoding:
- a CDS encoding NAD(P)-dependent oxidoreductase, encoding MKIALIGASGQAGSRILSELSARGHTVTAIARDPSKVASLPNITAASGDIEAPEALAGILEGHDAVISSVHFSASDPDKLLGAVKASGVRRYYVVGGAGSLEVAPGVLLVNTPEFPAIYKSEAQGGVDYLNKLKAENDLDWTFLSPSAAFVPGERTGTFRLGKDELLTNENGSSISFEDFAVALADEIEAPAHVRQRFTVGY
- a CDS encoding MBL fold metallo-hydrolase, which codes for MINRRTTLKAIAVTAAVLLPLATSGAAQQEKSALSWTAFKAGEAGFLRAPVLVTGKTEAVLIDSSFSFSDGKVVADAIKASGKHLTTIYITTNDPDYYFGLAPVHQAFPDARILAAPDTVALMRNNAEGKIKAWSPVLGDNGPKSVSDLIFPEASDIDTLSVDGEKLEIVTAPGVKDRGRYIWVPSLDAVFGGVAVFGGMYPWVADLPTVEERKAWRAALDDILARKPKIVVPGHGTTTWPTNVSGVSFTRDYLIAFDAEAAKAADSKALIAAMKKLYPNAAMPISLELGAKVTKGEMTWGQ
- the mutT gene encoding 8-oxo-dGTP diphosphatase MutT, whose protein sequence is MSEAGRKILLVAACALIDADGRILLAQRPEGKSLAGLWEFPGGKVEPGETPEETLVRELEEELGIKTKIACLAPLTFASHSYETFHLLMPLYICRRYEGIPQGQEGQALKWVRPQALRDYPMPPADEPLIPMLQDLL
- a CDS encoding GNAT family N-acetyltransferase, encoding MATIGADRSLVQTSISSQNLPLVRRLEAVGFRAWPAASVQYDGSWQVRLTAGHPSNRLNSIVPLDPSDYRDVEIRLEKASRKFEAYGRTAVVRQTPLASPVLIDLLRAQNWKQFDETVVMTCDLAEAELPDTLDHLPTHDVGRFVDANLAVERAPLSLKPALAEIISAIKPPSGLFMIENAADGPLATVLCVQDNDLAGIMSLSVSETRRREGLGTEILTSALRWARMRSARSAWLQVKLSNRPAIALYERLGFRDAYHYCYWQKEPR
- the argJ gene encoding bifunctional glutamate N-acetyltransferase/amino-acid acetyltransferase ArgJ, whose translation is MSGSVSPLAPKSFVSMPPLRGVRMATASAGIKYKNRTDVLLMVFDKPAAVAGVFTRSKCPSAPVDFCRANLPHGSARAVVVNSGNANAFTGLKGRQATELTAKSAASAVGCGENEVYLASTGVIGEPLDATKFAGVLDRMQTEATSDFWFEAAKAIMTTDTYPKVSTRSAEIGGVAVTINGIAKGAGMIAPDMATMLSFVVTDADIAPAALQALLSDGVGPTFNSMTVDSDTSTSDTLMLFATGAAAEDGQARIERADDPRLAAFRAALNAVLKDLSLQVVRDGEGATKMLEITVTGAESDAAAKRIGLSIANSPLVKTAAAGEDANWGRIVMAVGKSGEMADRDRLAIWFGDVRVAVNGERDPDYSEAAATNVMKAQDIPVKVEIGLGTGTATVWTCDLTKEYVAINGDYRS
- a CDS encoding peptidylprolyl isomerase, translating into MLSTNKLAVLAFATFVALQAPAYADDAVIAKVGNLEIHQSELDLAVANLDPQLAQLPDDQKKVAALSAAIDVKLLAADAAAEKLDQTDEFKKRMQYLTDRELHNAYFKKHVVDIVTPEEVKARYDKEVAALPKQEEVHARHILVKTEDEAKDIIKQLDAGKDFAELAKEKSTDPNKSEGGDLGYFSRGRMVKEFEDAAFALEKGTYSKTPVKTDFGYHVIKVEDKRDAPPPPFEQVQDQVRQLVMRDKYLELLNKAKASAKIEISDETLRKGYEQANKQPEPGSEPVAPASKQ
- the secA gene encoding preprotein translocase subunit SecA; its protein translation is MVSFGGIARKLFGSSNDRRVRSFQPNVAAINSIEEKTKALTDEQLAAKTVEFRALLAEGKTLDDILIPAFAVVREASRRVLGLRPFDVQLVGGMILHSNAIAEMKTGEGKTLVATLPVYLNALSGKGVHVVTVNDYLAQRDAATMGRVYGFLGMTTGVIVHGLSDEERHAAYACDITYATNNELGFDYLRDNMKYEKNQMVQRGHNFAIVDEVDSILVDEARTPLIISGPLDDRSELYNTIDAFIPLLVPSDYEIDEKQRSANFSEEGTEKLENLLRQAGLLKGNALYDIENVAIVHHVNNALKAHKLFQRDKDYIVRNDEVVIIDEFTGRMMPGRRYSEGQHQALEAKEKVQIQPENQTLASITFQNYFRMYAKLAGMTGTAQTEAEEFANIYNLDVIEVPTNLPIKRLDEDDEVYRTFDEKFKAIIEEILDAHKRGQPVLVGTTSIEKSELLAERLRKQGFDDFQVLNARYHEQEAYIVAQAGVPGAITIATNMAGRGTDIQLGGNLDMRIERELGEVEAGPEREARIQAIVEEIKELKQKALAAGGLYVIATERHESRRIDNQLRGRSGRQGDPGRSKFYLSLQDDLMRIFGSDRMDSMLTKLGLKEGEAIVHPWINKALERAQKKVEARNFDIRKNLLKYDDVLNDQRKVIFEQRLELMESTNISETVSDMRREVIEDLVEKHIPERAYAEQWDAAGLKTGALNILNLDLPIEDWVKEEGIGEDDIRERLTQATNAAFTEKAERFGDDIMHYVERSIVMQTLDHLWREHIVNLDHLRSVIGFRGYAQRDPLQEYKSEAFELFTGLLNNLREAVTAQLMRVELVQQAPAEPEPPLMQAHHLDPTTGEDDFAPAVYQASEVIVSPENRNPDDPATWGKIGRNEICPCGSGKKYKHCHGAFEQV